One Pseudodesulfovibrio senegalensis DNA segment encodes these proteins:
- a CDS encoding YitT family protein — protein sequence MSGTSRSELGKGPQFRLDFSYSVWWNLLLITTGTFIVCIGIKNFAIPHGFIPAGVFGLASLTYYMTDMFSPGWINLFLNIPLFVFAWFKVSKRFFFYSAYATATTTLFYQWINFNFAVQNELYAAIASGIVTGFGAGVVLRSLGSNGGLDVIAVFLFQRFNLGIGRVYLGFNAVLFCLGMYFFELDLVIASLIMISITSIVVEQTLSLFNQRKTVFIISRNAEEISNDILYQLKQSATFLKGFGAFSREERNVLMTVVNNVQLKKLEEITFTHDENALFIVENTFSVLGSSFSRRKIY from the coding sequence ATGTCTGGTACAAGCAGATCGGAACTCGGTAAAGGACCACAATTTCGGCTCGATTTTTCCTACTCCGTCTGGTGGAACCTCCTGCTCATAACGACAGGAACTTTTATCGTCTGCATCGGCATCAAAAACTTTGCCATTCCTCACGGATTCATTCCGGCAGGAGTATTTGGCCTGGCTTCGCTGACCTACTACATGACCGATATGTTCAGCCCGGGTTGGATAAACCTGTTTTTGAACATTCCGCTCTTTGTTTTTGCCTGGTTCAAGGTCAGCAAACGTTTTTTCTTTTACAGCGCCTATGCAACAGCGACAACGACGCTTTTTTATCAATGGATCAATTTCAACTTTGCCGTTCAAAATGAACTCTATGCGGCCATAGCAAGCGGGATTGTCACGGGGTTTGGTGCGGGCGTGGTGCTCAGGTCACTCGGCTCCAACGGCGGTCTCGATGTCATTGCCGTCTTCCTCTTTCAGCGCTTCAACCTCGGCATAGGGAGGGTGTACCTTGGTTTCAACGCAGTCCTCTTCTGCCTTGGCATGTACTTTTTCGAATTGGATCTGGTCATCGCCTCGCTCATAATGATCTCCATCACCTCCATCGTGGTGGAGCAAACCCTTTCCCTGTTCAACCAGCGGAAAACGGTTTTCATCATTTCCAGGAACGCCGAAGAAATCAGCAACGACATCCTCTACCAACTCAAGCAAAGTGCAACATTCCTGAAAGGGTTCGGGGCATTTTCCCGTGAAGAAAGAAACGTGCTGATGACGGTGGTCAACAACGTGCAGCTCAAAAAGCTGGAAGAAATCACCTTCACCCACGACGAGAACGCACTGTTTATCGTGGAAAACACCTTCTCGGTACTTGGCTCCAGCTTTTCACGACGCAAAATATACTAG
- a CDS encoding transporter substrate-binding domain-containing protein — MKRLACTFAAFALVLFAFGCNQETPKQQAQQPAPQEINVKLELSKMSTLEKVLKRGELRVGFESGYVPFEMTNKKGNFIGFDIDMAKEMAKAMGVKFVPVNTAWDGIIPALLSDKFDIIMSGMTVTQERNLKIGFADPYIVVGQTILLNPKLEGTITSYKDLNDPKYTVTSKLGTTGEQAVKRYIPKCNYKSFENETEAVLEVINGKADAYVYDLPNCVYFKAEYGDKVIFLDKPFTFEPLAWAINKGDPDFMNWLNNFLRQVKNDGRYERMYNKWILHQEWIKELSE, encoded by the coding sequence ATGAAACGTCTGGCATGCACTTTTGCGGCTTTTGCCCTGGTGCTGTTTGCGTTCGGTTGCAATCAGGAAACTCCGAAGCAACAGGCTCAACAGCCCGCACCCCAGGAAATCAATGTAAAACTGGAACTTTCCAAGATGTCCACCCTGGAAAAAGTCCTGAAAAGGGGCGAACTCAGGGTAGGTTTCGAATCCGGCTATGTCCCCTTTGAAATGACGAACAAAAAGGGCAACTTCATCGGATTCGACATTGACATGGCCAAGGAAATGGCCAAGGCCATGGGTGTCAAGTTTGTGCCGGTCAACACGGCCTGGGATGGCATCATCCCGGCGCTGCTTTCCGACAAGTTCGACATCATCATGTCGGGCATGACCGTGACACAGGAACGCAACCTCAAGATCGGTTTTGCCGATCCCTACATTGTAGTCGGTCAGACCATCCTTCTCAATCCCAAGCTCGAAGGGACCATTACTTCATACAAGGACCTGAACGACCCCAAATACACGGTTACCTCCAAGCTCGGCACCACGGGCGAACAGGCCGTGAAACGCTACATTCCCAAATGCAACTACAAGTCGTTTGAAAATGAAACCGAGGCCGTGCTTGAAGTCATCAACGGCAAGGCGGACGCCTATGTGTACGACCTGCCGAACTGCGTGTACTTCAAGGCCGAATACGGTGACAAGGTAATCTTCCTTGACAAGCCCTTCACGTTTGAGCCTCTTGCCTGGGCCATCAACAAGGGCGACCCGGACTTCATGAACTGGCTGAACAATTTCCTCCGCCAGGTCAAGAACGATGGCCGCTATGAACGCATGTACAACAAATGGATTCTCCATCAGGAATGGATCAAGGAACTGTCCGAATAG
- a CDS encoding response regulator translates to MRFVVLIPKRRLPVSIACLDMEKGAQRRSMKRKSVLIVEDDTIARVDVHAALERIGYVVAGEVESGEAAMSRLKEADVDIVLMDIHLAGDMDGVEAARTIARHHALPVIFLSVYSDDATLEEVEASGPFAFLLKPVKDHDLRIAIEMALYKHGMEQDLLRARTEAESANEAKTSFLATISHELRTPLNGVLGMSDLLLQSDIGREHKEGLQLIRDASTSLLGVLNQILDYSKLEAGIGSLSNADFRLDELLQGLAGIDCCTREKRGVQFDWSMADGLPSWFVGDASKLRQALTNLVSNAVKYTDEGRITVSVRPCEKGAVPQRIQDGQVCLLFSVTDSGPGITEEKQRNIFESFTQGENYMIRHHGGLGLGLAITRKLVESLGGEIWVESHEGQGSSFFFSVNLQLSRLGEVGPDMSGDTVDSAALFKGLRVLVVEDDVINQVYVSRILETRGCRVDLVENGQDALSFLGDHPCDIVLMDIQMPVMDGLAATRAIRSGRNGINARVPILALTAYAMWGDEERCLAAGMDAYLAKPVDMDTLFRAIEESIRTSRSGQSV, encoded by the coding sequence TTGCGTTTTGTCGTATTAATACCGAAAAGAAGGCTGCCGGTTTCAATTGCATGTCTGGATATGGAGAAGGGAGCGCAGAGGCGGTCTATGAAACGGAAGAGTGTGTTGATTGTCGAGGATGACACCATCGCGCGGGTCGATGTTCATGCTGCTTTGGAGCGCATAGGCTATGTTGTTGCCGGAGAGGTTGAGTCCGGCGAAGCGGCAATGTCGAGGCTCAAGGAGGCTGACGTCGATATTGTTCTGATGGATATTCATCTTGCGGGTGACATGGATGGCGTGGAAGCGGCCCGGACCATTGCCCGGCACCATGCTCTGCCGGTGATTTTTTTGAGCGTGTATTCCGATGACGCTACCTTGGAAGAGGTCGAGGCATCTGGACCGTTTGCATTTCTCCTCAAACCGGTGAAGGACCACGATCTCCGTATTGCCATAGAAATGGCTCTCTACAAACACGGAATGGAACAGGATTTGTTGCGGGCCAGGACTGAAGCCGAGTCAGCCAATGAAGCGAAAACGTCGTTTCTGGCCACCATCAGTCATGAATTGAGGACGCCGCTCAATGGCGTGCTGGGCATGAGTGATCTTTTGCTGCAGTCTGATATTGGCCGGGAACACAAAGAGGGCCTGCAACTTATCCGCGATGCTTCCACCTCGCTTTTGGGCGTTCTGAACCAGATTCTCGATTACTCCAAGCTTGAGGCCGGGATCGGCTCCTTGAGCAATGCGGATTTCCGTTTGGATGAGTTGCTTCAGGGACTGGCTGGTATTGACTGCTGTACCCGGGAGAAACGGGGTGTTCAGTTCGATTGGAGCATGGCCGACGGTCTTCCGTCGTGGTTTGTGGGGGATGCCTCCAAATTGCGGCAGGCCTTGACCAACCTGGTTTCCAATGCGGTGAAATATACGGATGAAGGCAGAATCACTGTCTCGGTTCGTCCGTGTGAAAAGGGTGCGGTTCCCCAAAGAATACAGGATGGACAGGTTTGCCTGCTTTTTTCCGTGACTGATAGCGGACCGGGGATAACCGAAGAAAAGCAGCGGAATATTTTCGAAAGCTTTACTCAGGGAGAGAATTACATGATCCGCCATCATGGCGGCCTTGGCCTCGGGCTTGCCATAACACGTAAGCTTGTGGAATCCCTTGGTGGCGAAATATGGGTCGAAAGCCATGAAGGACAGGGGAGTTCGTTTTTCTTTTCCGTGAATCTGCAATTAAGCCGTTTGGGAGAAGTCGGTCCTGACATGAGCGGAGACACGGTGGATAGTGCGGCCTTGTTCAAGGGGTTGCGCGTGCTGGTTGTCGAAGACGATGTCATCAATCAGGTTTATGTAAGCAGGATTTTGGAGACCCGGGGGTGCCGGGTCGATTTGGTAGAGAATGGACAGGACGCTTTGTCTTTTCTGGGAGATCACCCCTGTGACATCGTCCTCATGGATATACAAATGCCGGTCATGGACGGGTTGGCTGCTACAAGGGCCATTCGTTCCGGCAGGAATGGAATTAATGCCCGGGTTCCGATTCTGGCTTTGACCGCATACGCAATGTGGGGAGATGAGGAACGCTGTCTCGCCGCCGGGATGGATGCATATCTTGCAAAGCCTGTTGATATGGATACACTGTTTCGGGCCATAGAAGAATCCATCCGGACAAGTCGGTCCGGGCAGAGTGTTTGA
- a CDS encoding FeoB-associated Cys-rich membrane protein, with the protein MTDTIITAAIVAVAFFFVLRRLYRQMNGRGISCACTGCTKCPGSKSCSEKDMDLKNGLHEHRLS; encoded by the coding sequence ATGACAGATACAATCATCACAGCGGCCATTGTGGCTGTTGCATTTTTTTTCGTGCTGCGACGCCTGTACCGTCAAATGAACGGACGGGGCATCTCATGCGCCTGTACAGGATGCACCAAGTGTCCAGGCAGCAAGTCATGCAGCGAAAAGGATATGGACCTGAAAAACGGCTTGCACGAACACCGTCTTTCATGA
- a CDS encoding pancreas/duodenum homeobox protein 1, which translates to MAKYDELFDGQCMETLFPPQRTEDFFDALFGDAEEGSYDIALAFSGERDEALDFEFQLRQRPGKCLVCSLTYGLPKVFSRHPVINVQGLAEKIAALAGKQGQVSWKLGMTDERTDGLHVIPLSVEVA; encoded by the coding sequence ATGGCAAAATATGATGAGCTGTTTGACGGACAGTGTATGGAAACATTGTTTCCTCCCCAGCGTACCGAAGATTTTTTCGATGCGCTTTTCGGAGACGCGGAAGAGGGGAGTTACGACATAGCCTTGGCCTTTTCCGGGGAAAGGGATGAGGCCCTTGATTTCGAGTTTCAACTCAGACAGAGACCGGGCAAGTGTCTTGTTTGTAGCCTGACCTATGGATTGCCTAAGGTTTTTTCTCGGCATCCCGTGATCAATGTGCAGGGGTTGGCCGAGAAGATAGCCGCCCTTGCCGGCAAACAGGGGCAAGTGAGCTGGAAGCTGGGCATGACCGATGAGCGGACAGATGGACTGCATGTCATTCCATTGAGTGTTGAAGTTGCTTGA
- a CDS encoding amino acid ABC transporter permease (The N-terminal region of this protein, as described by TIGR01726, is a three transmembrane segment that identifies a subfamily of ABC transporter permease subunits, which specificities that include histidine, arginine, glutamine, glutamate, L-cystine (sic), the opines (in Agrobacterium) octopine and nopaline, etc.) has protein sequence MVRGRNTGHRSFARRQTMWKVVFFIGLFIVCLGFYYATQKAEYIWRWNRVPQYFLYEDTIEIRSKIAGEVTSVTTKGEESIVVVHGDGESEQYKVPAKGLMVQQGDTVYMGDELSAYKKWKPGLFIQGLILTMELSSLGIFFGILLGLFAGLARVSNNPALKWSSITYIELIRGSPLLVQIMIWYFVLGTLINTLLARAGLPEIPSLWFGVASLAIFAGAYVAEIVRAGIQSIHKGQMEAARSLGMTTGLAMRKIILPQAFKRILPPLAGQFISLIKDSSLLGVIAIRELTKATREAVTTSLMPYELWLMCGLLYLVITFSLSMFVQYLERRMVD, from the coding sequence ATGGTACGAGGAAGAAATACCGGCCACAGAAGTTTTGCACGCAGGCAAACCATGTGGAAGGTCGTCTTTTTTATAGGGCTGTTCATCGTCTGCCTAGGCTTTTATTACGCCACGCAAAAGGCCGAGTACATCTGGCGCTGGAACAGGGTTCCACAATATTTTCTTTACGAAGACACCATAGAGATACGTTCGAAAATAGCAGGAGAGGTGACCTCTGTCACGACCAAAGGCGAAGAAAGCATCGTCGTGGTCCATGGTGATGGAGAATCCGAACAATACAAGGTCCCGGCCAAGGGCCTTATGGTTCAACAGGGCGACACCGTCTACATGGGCGACGAACTGAGCGCCTACAAGAAATGGAAGCCCGGCCTGTTCATTCAGGGCCTTATACTGACCATGGAACTCAGCAGTCTCGGCATCTTCTTCGGTATCCTGCTCGGGCTGTTTGCAGGACTGGCACGAGTGTCGAACAACCCGGCGCTCAAGTGGAGCTCCATTACATATATCGAGCTCATCCGCGGCTCTCCACTGCTCGTGCAGATCATGATCTGGTACTTTGTTCTGGGAACGTTGATCAACACCCTGTTGGCCAGGGCCGGCCTTCCTGAAATCCCGAGCCTGTGGTTCGGCGTTGCCAGTCTGGCCATTTTTGCGGGGGCCTATGTGGCGGAAATCGTCCGTGCGGGAATCCAATCCATCCACAAGGGACAGATGGAGGCCGCTCGATCCCTGGGCATGACCACGGGGCTGGCAATGCGCAAGATCATTCTGCCGCAGGCCTTTAAACGTATACTCCCCCCTCTTGCAGGCCAGTTCATCAGCCTGATCAAGGACTCGTCACTCCTTGGCGTAATCGCCATACGGGAGCTGACCAAGGCCACACGGGAGGCTGTCACAACAAGCCTCATGCCCTATGAGCTGTGGCTCATGTGCGGCCTTCTGTATCTGGTCATAACCTTTTCCCTGTCCATGTTCGTGCAATACCTTGAGCGAAGGATGGTAGACTGA
- a CDS encoding C10 family peptidase yields the protein MWCRFLLLFFCIVCLNIPAYGAVFTVSTQQEFVAALEGTAINKQDDEIRILYGADIQSVEYEREPGYSLRIVGGFANDFTERVYASSSESSVVAEIHSGIPEPQKSTTGPVPDSSISAKPAAVTSSVIATGGTEVVLGVPGYEWRHGCGPTAVGMVAGYYDMRGYDDLFDGSASSQTDGVNQGIASQHNSSNPGHYEDYSQPIDSSGSLQNDKSEPGEIAHDSDCIADLMRTSWSVDDMRYGWSYSNMIAPSLVSYAALRNPGYSVTTTEYYMSYNPQLTWDVFTGEIDNNRPMVFLVDTNADGSTDHFVTIVGYRDSPSRQYGCLDTWSPASSVRWCNFEPMGSGVSWGVFGGAGFEFAPLDSAVSLAPVYNILLDAIDYSPIEVNAPGPDSSVWRYDSHPPMAWNSSFEGTQVRFELFRNGVSLGEYAGWQDNDGIGMRSTPVDASWPNGDGYRLKMFSDTGTVGWSGPFAITENIE from the coding sequence ATGTGGTGTCGATTCCTTTTGTTGTTTTTTTGTATTGTTTGTTTGAATATTCCTGCTTATGGAGCTGTTTTTACGGTTTCCACGCAGCAGGAGTTTGTCGCAGCGCTTGAGGGGACTGCCATAAACAAACAGGATGATGAAATACGTATTTTGTATGGTGCTGACATACAATCCGTAGAATATGAACGCGAACCGGGGTACAGCCTGCGTATAGTGGGCGGGTTTGCCAATGACTTTACAGAGCGCGTGTATGCGTCGAGCAGTGAGAGTTCAGTCGTTGCGGAAATTCATTCCGGCATTCCTGAACCACAAAAAAGTACTACGGGACCTGTCCCCGATTCATCGATATCGGCAAAGCCTGCTGCCGTGACCTCTTCAGTCATTGCCACGGGTGGTACGGAGGTGGTGCTGGGCGTGCCCGGTTACGAGTGGCGGCACGGTTGCGGTCCCACGGCCGTTGGCATGGTCGCCGGATATTATGATATGCGCGGGTACGACGATCTTTTTGACGGCAGCGCATCGTCCCAAACCGACGGAGTGAATCAGGGTATTGCTTCTCAGCACAACTCCTCGAATCCCGGACATTATGAGGACTACAGCCAGCCTATTGATTCTTCTGGTAGCCTGCAAAATGACAAATCTGAACCTGGTGAAATCGCGCACGATTCCGACTGCATCGCGGATTTAATGCGTACCTCGTGGAGCGTGGACGACATGCGATATGGATGGAGTTATTCCAACATGATCGCCCCTTCCCTTGTTTCCTATGCCGCGCTGAGGAATCCCGGGTACTCGGTGACGACCACAGAGTATTATATGAGCTACAACCCGCAGTTGACATGGGATGTGTTCACCGGCGAAATCGATAATAACAGGCCCATGGTGTTTCTTGTGGATACCAATGCCGACGGATCTACTGATCATTTCGTGACTATCGTCGGGTATCGTGACAGCCCGAGCCGCCAGTACGGTTGTCTTGACACGTGGTCTCCGGCGAGTTCTGTGCGTTGGTGTAATTTTGAGCCCATGGGGTCAGGCGTGTCATGGGGTGTGTTCGGTGGGGCCGGGTTTGAATTTGCCCCATTGGACAGTGCTGTGAGTCTTGCCCCGGTTTACAATATCCTTCTGGACGCCATTGACTATTCACCTATCGAGGTCAATGCTCCGGGACCCGATTCTTCGGTATGGCGTTATGATAGTCATCCGCCCATGGCATGGAACAGTTCGTTTGAAGGAACGCAGGTCCGTTTTGAACTGTTTCGCAATGGTGTCAGCCTTGGTGAATATGCCGGCTGGCAGGACAATGACGGTATAGGCATGCGTTCCACACCTGTTGATGCTTCCTGGCCCAATGGTGATGGGTATCGTTTAAAAATGTTTAGTGATACCGGGACAGTAGGGTGGAGCGGGCCGTTTGCGATTACGGAAAATATTGAATAG
- a CDS encoding amino acid ABC transporter ATP-binding protein, with protein MIDVQNIFKTFYVPHEVQALHNVSYHVNPGEVVVVIGPSGSGKSTFLRCLNRLEYADEGQILIDGVDILAPKTDINKIRMEVGMVFQSFNLFPHLSVLENVTIGQTSVRKRNKAESVESAMKLLNKVGIHDKAHVHPAQLSGGQQQRVAIARALAMDPKVMLFDEPTSALDPEMIGEVLDVMKTLATEGMTMVVVTHEMGFAREVADHVVFMDEGKVIEVGPPEHFFTSPEHDRTKLFLSQIL; from the coding sequence ATGATTGACGTACAAAACATCTTCAAAACATTCTACGTTCCGCACGAGGTACAGGCGCTTCACAACGTCAGCTACCACGTCAACCCCGGTGAAGTCGTTGTGGTCATCGGTCCGTCCGGTTCGGGCAAATCCACGTTTTTGCGTTGTCTGAACCGCCTTGAATATGCTGACGAGGGACAAATCCTCATCGACGGCGTGGACATCCTCGCGCCAAAAACCGACATCAATAAAATCCGCATGGAAGTAGGAATGGTCTTCCAATCCTTCAACCTGTTTCCGCATCTCTCCGTGCTGGAAAATGTCACCATCGGGCAGACATCGGTTCGCAAGCGCAACAAGGCCGAATCCGTGGAAAGTGCCATGAAGCTGCTCAACAAGGTTGGCATACACGACAAGGCACACGTGCACCCGGCACAGCTCTCGGGAGGACAGCAGCAGCGCGTGGCCATTGCCCGTGCGCTGGCAATGGATCCCAAGGTCATGCTCTTTGACGAGCCCACATCCGCCTTGGATCCGGAAATGATCGGAGAAGTTCTGGACGTGATGAAGACGCTGGCCACCGAAGGCATGACCATGGTGGTTGTAACGCATGAAATGGGCTTTGCCCGTGAAGTTGCAGACCACGTCGTGTTCATGGACGAAGGCAAGGTCATCGAGGTTGGCCCGCCCGAACATTTCTTCACCAGCCCGGAACACGACCGGACGAAACTGTTCCTCAGCCAGATTCTATAA
- a CDS encoding AI-2E family transporter gives MSFENQRILSRSIYTYCLIALLGLALYLFFRLVEPFIHTFLVSMMLAVIFSPVFGWLLKACKGRRNTAAALTVTVIVFVILLPTVFVLFALVEQGVDSLSAINAWLINTDFDKLATSLKIDAYLNWIEVKLPFVHFHDIDIQARIMEFSRTFAQTMIGIGSNVVRNASEFILKFLLMIFILFYFMRDGIQMVNYLKYLSPLREAQEDSIIDSFKRVSRGVLMGCLLVAVLQGIVGGIGLAFVGIPGIFWGAMMAFAALIPVFGTGIIWVPAVGYLIINGDWKSALFLAAWCGVIVVGIDTFLRPYFMKEAARVSTFYIFMAIVGGVYTFGMLGILYGPLILSFGMVMLQIYGEEYVDALVVKDSEG, from the coding sequence GTGTCGTTTGAAAATCAGAGAATTCTTTCTCGGAGCATATATACCTATTGCCTGATAGCCTTGCTCGGTCTGGCCCTGTATTTGTTTTTTCGATTGGTGGAACCGTTTATCCACACCTTTCTTGTTTCCATGATGCTGGCGGTTATTTTTTCGCCTGTTTTCGGTTGGTTGCTCAAGGCGTGCAAAGGGCGGCGCAACACGGCTGCTGCCTTGACCGTGACAGTTATCGTATTCGTCATTTTGCTGCCTACGGTTTTCGTCCTGTTTGCCTTGGTGGAACAGGGTGTTGATTCCCTCTCGGCCATCAATGCGTGGCTGATCAATACGGATTTCGACAAGTTGGCGACTTCGTTGAAAATCGACGCCTACCTGAATTGGATCGAAGTCAAGCTGCCCTTCGTGCATTTTCACGATATTGATATACAGGCGCGCATCATGGAGTTTTCGCGAACGTTTGCCCAGACCATGATCGGCATAGGCAGTAACGTGGTCCGCAATGCTTCCGAGTTCATCCTCAAATTTTTATTGATGATTTTCATCCTTTTCTATTTCATGCGTGACGGTATTCAGATGGTCAATTACCTGAAGTACCTGTCTCCCTTGCGGGAAGCACAGGAAGATTCCATTATCGACAGTTTCAAGCGTGTTTCTCGTGGCGTACTCATGGGCTGCCTGTTGGTGGCCGTCCTTCAGGGGATCGTCGGCGGTATCGGGTTGGCCTTTGTGGGCATTCCGGGAATTTTCTGGGGGGCCATGATGGCCTTTGCCGCGCTTATCCCCGTCTTTGGAACGGGCATTATCTGGGTGCCTGCCGTGGGTTATCTGATCATCAATGGCGACTGGAAGTCTGCGCTTTTTCTGGCGGCGTGGTGCGGCGTCATCGTCGTTGGTATAGATACGTTTCTTCGTCCGTATTTCATGAAGGAGGCGGCGCGTGTTTCCACGTTCTACATCTTCATGGCCATTGTGGGGGGAGTCTATACTTTCGGTATGCTCGGTATTTTGTACGGCCCGCTTATTCTCAGTTTCGGAATGGTCATGTTGCAGATTTACGGCGAGGAATATGTTGACGCTCTCGTCGTCAAGGATTCGGAGGGATAG
- a CDS encoding PilZ domain-containing protein has product MNKIKLLLVAESGMARDAYRDELFKLGVEVDCISDPDGMEGQLCDVPYSGILVDVPTMIRSESTNKGRVSSVMDRFPVLRLLYNGDRGGIRGLSHGGTVRDNKSLKSFVLNECLTFSPRTIRRSRRSDLVLNVLLAADADDFGKRHERTVTVNVSEQGCFVYSTGEWEDDQTAWMVVNELDDKTPIGLHVHWARFWGEMTRIPGIGTSYSSIQPGQLEQIRHLL; this is encoded by the coding sequence GTGAATAAAATCAAGCTACTGCTCGTTGCCGAGTCCGGCATGGCCCGCGACGCCTATCGGGACGAGCTGTTCAAATTGGGTGTGGAGGTTGACTGTATCTCCGATCCGGACGGGATGGAGGGGCAGCTTTGCGATGTGCCGTATAGCGGTATTCTTGTGGACGTTCCGACCATGATCCGTTCCGAAAGCACGAACAAGGGCCGCGTTTCCTCTGTCATGGACAGGTTCCCTGTATTGCGCCTGTTATACAACGGGGATCGTGGAGGCATTCGCGGTCTTTCGCATGGAGGCACAGTACGGGACAACAAGTCTTTGAAATCGTTTGTTCTGAACGAGTGTCTGACGTTTTCCCCGAGGACCATCCGGCGTTCCCGCCGCTCCGACCTCGTGCTTAACGTTTTGCTTGCAGCCGATGCGGATGATTTCGGAAAGCGGCATGAACGGACAGTGACCGTGAATGTTTCCGAACAAGGGTGTTTTGTCTATTCAACAGGAGAATGGGAGGATGACCAGACCGCGTGGATGGTCGTCAATGAACTTGATGACAAGACTCCCATTGGCCTGCATGTGCACTGGGCCCGTTTTTGGGGAGAAATGACAAGGATTCCCGGGATCGGGACCAGTTATTCATCCATTCAGCCCGGCCAGCTCGAGCAGATTCGGCACCTTCTTTAA
- a CDS encoding murein transglycosylase A: protein METSLDYLLKKDRDAVAVETDGMDVTWGELALSMVELLELLPDLDAEPGLLTRHFRLFALEPPTLLTGYYEPWIEASLEPSEKYPYPLYGVPSDCKTIDLGQFHPRWKGQQLVYRINGDAIEPYPDRKDIDGAAALKGLGAEIAYARNLMDVFLLQVQGSGRLVLPDGSVRHILYAGKNGHPYVSLGRLLIDEGYVPQEEMSMGRIRQFVAENPVVGREMMYRNPSYVFFRLAEEGPFGSIGQVLTPMVSVAVDRHYVPLGSALLLSGGIPRIGGGEREFCSLVTAQDTGGAIKGTRCDLFCGTGPDAEYLAGHLQHDASLYLLVSKRVLGKRTDVRQQ from the coding sequence ATGGAAACGAGCCTTGACTACCTGCTCAAAAAGGACAGGGATGCCGTGGCCGTGGAAACGGACGGCATGGACGTCACCTGGGGTGAGCTTGCTTTGAGCATGGTTGAGTTGCTGGAGTTGTTGCCTGATCTGGACGCGGAACCTGGGCTGCTGACCCGGCATTTCAGGTTGTTTGCCCTTGAACCGCCGACGTTGCTGACCGGTTATTATGAGCCGTGGATAGAGGCTTCCCTCGAGCCCTCTGAAAAGTACCCATATCCACTGTATGGAGTCCCTTCTGACTGCAAGACCATAGACCTTGGTCAGTTTCACCCTCGCTGGAAAGGGCAGCAGCTCGTGTATCGAATCAATGGCGATGCCATTGAACCGTACCCGGACAGGAAAGATATTGATGGTGCAGCGGCGCTCAAGGGATTGGGAGCAGAAATAGCGTATGCCCGCAACCTGATGGATGTTTTTCTGCTGCAGGTGCAAGGGTCCGGTCGGCTTGTTCTGCCGGATGGTTCGGTGCGCCATATCCTGTATGCGGGAAAGAACGGTCACCCGTATGTTTCACTTGGACGACTGCTCATTGATGAGGGGTATGTGCCGCAGGAGGAAATGAGCATGGGGCGTATTCGGCAGTTTGTTGCCGAAAACCCGGTTGTCGGCAGGGAGATGATGTATCGCAACCCAAGCTATGTTTTTTTTCGGCTGGCTGAAGAAGGACCTTTCGGAAGCATTGGGCAGGTCCTGACCCCCATGGTCAGTGTGGCTGTGGATCGGCATTATGTTCCGTTGGGGAGCGCCCTGCTCCTTTCCGGGGGCATTCCCCGTATCGGAGGGGGCGAGCGCGAATTTTGTTCGCTGGTAACGGCGCAGGATACAGGGGGGGCCATCAAGGGGACCCGGTGCGATTTGTTTTGCGGCACTGGCCCGGACGCCGAATATCTGGCCGGCCATCTGCAACATGATGCCTCGTTGTATCTTCTGGTGAGTAAGCGGGTTCTGGGAAAGAGGACAGATGTCCGTCAGCAGTAG
- a CDS encoding FeoA family protein — translation MSNAICLRKAKVNQQLKITSVAAKGELGRRIRDMGLIPGTEIMVIGKAPLRDPVALRLKDFTLTLRNSEADHITVEPREQ, via the coding sequence ATGAGCAATGCAATCTGCCTGCGCAAGGCCAAAGTCAACCAGCAACTCAAAATAACGAGCGTGGCGGCCAAGGGAGAACTCGGTCGCAGGATACGGGACATGGGCCTGATCCCCGGGACCGAAATCATGGTCATCGGCAAGGCTCCCCTGCGCGATCCGGTTGCCCTGCGGCTCAAGGATTTCACCCTGACACTCCGCAACAGCGAAGCCGACCACATCACGGTCGAACCCCGGGAGCAATAA